Within the Clostridia bacterium genome, the region TCGGTCGCCCTCGATCATCGCCCGCACGACCGTGTACGTCAGGCGATGGCGGGAGCGGATCACGCTGGTGCCGATCTTGTGCGCCTGCGGCCGGCCGTCCTCGTCGAAGTCGATGAACACGGAAAGCGTGAGCCGGTCGACGTCCGGATTGAGGCTGCAGATGCCGTTGGACAAGCGCGGCGGCAGCATCGGGATGACGCGGTCCACCAGGTACACGCTGGTGCCGCGCTCCCGCGCCTCCCGGTCCAGCGCGGTCCCCTCGCGCACGTAGTAGCTCACGTCCGCGATGTGCACGCCCAGCCGCCAACCGCCGCGGATAGGCTCCAGCGAGACGGCGTCGTCCAGGTCCTTGGCGTCCTCGCCGTCGATGGTGAACACGAGCTCCCCGCGCAGGTCCCAGCGGCCCTCGAGGTCCTCGGGGCGAACGGTCTCGGGAATGCGTTCGGCTTCCTTGAGGACCTCATCCGGAAAGTCCGCGGGCAGGTCGAACTGGACCATGAGGCTGCGGACGTCCACGCCGGCCTGCCCGGCCTTGCCCAGGCGCTCCACGACGCGGCCTTCCGCGCCCCGGCGGGGCGACGGCCAGCCGGTGATCTCCACGACGACCTTCTCGCCGTCCTTGGCGCCGGCCATGTCGCCCTTGGCGACGTAAATGTCCTGGGTGATGCGGCGGTCGTCCGGGATGACGAAGCCGTGCCCGCGGTGGCGTTCCAGCGTGCCCACGACGCGCGTGACGGCGCGCTTGAGCACGCGGATGACCTCCCCCTGGCGGCGACGGCCGTCCTCGCTGGCGGACTCCACGCGCGCGACGACGAGGTCGCCGTGCATGGCGCCCCCGCTGGCTTCCGGCGGGATGTAGACGTCTTCCTCTTCCGGGCGGTTGGGCAGGACGAAGCCGAAGCCTTTCATGTGCCCCTGGTAGGTGCCGACGACGAGGTTCATGCGCTCCGGCACGCCGTAGCGCGCGGTGCGGGTGCGCACGACGGCGCCTTCGGCTTCCATCTCTTCGAGCATGCGGCGGAAGAGGCCGCGCTCCTCTTCAGGAACGCCGAACACCTCCGCCAGCTCGCTGAACGTGAGCGGGCGGTAGGCCTGTTCGCGCATGAAGCGCAAGAGTTCGTCACGCAAAGGCAACGGCTTCACCTGGAATAGATTATCTCAAAAGCGGCGCGGCCAATAGGGCGACGACGCACATCACCTTGATGAGGATGTTGAGCGACGGGCCGGCCGTGTCCTTGAACGGGTCTCCCACGGTGTCGCCCACGACGGCGGCGGCGTGCGCGGGGCTGCCCTTGCCGCCGTGGAGTCCCGCCTCGATCTCCTTCTTCGCGTTGTCCCACGCGGCGCCGGCGTTCGCCATCGTGACGGCCAGGACCACGCCCGACGCCGCAGCGCCCGCGAGCAGCCCGCCAAGCGCCGAGCGCCCCAGGATCACGCCGACCGCGATCGGGATCGCGACCGCCGCCACGCCAGGCAGCACCATCTCCTTGAGCGCGGCCCTTGAGCTGATGGCCACGCAGCGCTCCGGGTCCGGGTCCGCCTCGCCCTGCAAAAGGCCGCGGACCTCCCGGAACTGGCGGCGCACCTCCTCGACCATCTCGCCGGCCGCCCGCTCGACGGCGCGGATCGCCCAGGCGGCGAAGACGTACGGCGTCACGGCACCGAGGAGCAGGCCGACAAGCGTGGGCGCGTCGAGCAGGCTGAGGGACGGCAGGCGCGCGGCTTCCGTGAATGCGGAGAAGAGCGCGAGCGCCGTGAGCGCCGCGGAACCGATGGCCAGCCCCTTGCCGACCGCCGCCGTGCTGTTGCCGAGCGCGTCGAGCTGGTCCGTAACCTCGCGCACACCCTTGGGCAGCCGCGCCATCTCCGCGATGCCGCCGGCGTTGTCGGCGATGGGCCCGTAGGCGTCGACGGCCATGATGGAGCCGGTGATGGCGAGCATGCCGACGGACGCGACCGCGATGCCGTAGAGCCCGTCGAGCATGTACGCCGCCAGCGCGATGCCCGAAACCGCCAGAACGGGCAGCGCCGCGCTCAGCATGCCCCAGGCGAACCCGCTCAGCACGACGGTCGCCGGGCCTGTGCGGGCCGCCGCGGCCACCTCCCGCACGGGACCGCGCCCGGGCGCCGTGTAGTACTCCGACAGCGCGCCGAGGACGACGCCGCCCGCGAGGCCCAGGATCGCCGTCGCCACGTGCGTCCAGGCCGCCGCGCCCAGGGCGCCCAGCGCCGCCGCCCCGGCGGCGAAGAGCCCGCCGGCCAGCACGACGCCCCTGCGCAATGCGGCGGCCGCTTCCGCGCCGTCCTGCGGCCGGCCGATGTTCGCCGCCCAGATGGCCGCGATCGAGGCGAGCGCGCCGACCGCGGCGAGCACGAACGGCAACGCGACCGCGTGGTCGCCGAGCCGCTGGTTCACCGCGAGCCCGACCGCCGCGACGATCGACCCCACGTAGGACTCGAAGAGGTCCGCGCTCATGCCGGCCACGTCGCCGACGTTGTCCCCCACGTTGTCGGCGATCACCGCCGGGTTGCGCGGGTCGTCCTCGGCGAGGCCGGTCTCCAGCTTCCCGACGATGTCCGCGCCGACGTCCGCGGCCTTGGTGAAGATCCCGCCGCCGACGCGGGCGAACAGCGCGATGGAGCTCGCGCCGAAGGCGAACCCGTTGAACGCGGCGAACGACGCCGCGTCACGCAGGTCGACGACGCCCAAGGCGAGGAGCAAGCCCCAGAGGCCCAGCCCGACGACCATCAAGCCGGTCACGCTGCCGCCGCTGTGCGCCAGCCTCAGCGCCGGCGCCACGCCGCTCGCCGCGGCGTCGGCGGTGCGCACGTTCGCCTGCACCGCGATCCGCATGCCGATGTAGCCCGCCAACAGCGACGCCGACGCGCCCAGCACGAACGTGAAGGCCGTCGCCGGCCGCATGCCGGCGACGCCCCAGGCGGAGGCGGCGACCATCGCCAGCGCCACCACGGCGACGAAGCGCGCCACGGCGCGGAACTCCTGGCGCAGGAACACGCTGGCGCCGCGCTCGATCGCGCGCGCGATGGCCTGCATTTCGGGCGTTCCCGCGCCGGCGCGGCGCACCCTCCTCGCCAGGCGCAGCGCCGTCAGCACGCACAGCGTGGCGGCGACGGGGGCGAGAACGATCAGGTTCGCATTCGCGGGCATGGGGACACTCCTCGGATTCGACGGGTTTGCCCCATGTATATGGGCCCCCGGGCCTGTGTAGACGGGCCGCGCGGGCCGGCGGGCTCGCGGGCCCGGACGCCGCGGCCCGCGGACCCCGGCGCCGCGGCGACCGAAGAAATACCGAAGGCGTCCCCCGCAAGGAGGACGCCTTCTCCGCTGCCCAATGCCCGAACGCAAAACTGCCTGGCGCACCTCGGCCACGCGGGGGCCGGCGTTCGCCCGGCGCGCTGCCAGGGCGGCGACGCCCCCGCCACGGCGGCGACTAGCGGGCTTCCATGACGGTGATCGCGAGCGCCACGATGGCGAACACGATGCCGAACGCCACCGTGACCTTCGCGAGGAATTGGTCGAGACCGCGGCGCTTGCCGAACACCTGCTCCGACGCGCCGGCGATGGCGCCGCTCAACCCGGCGCTGCGTCCCGACTGCAGAAGAACGGAAGCGATGATGCCCAGCGATGCGATCACGAGCAGGATCACGAGAACCGTGTACAACGAGTCCACCCCCAGCCGCAGGCGCGAGCCGCCGCCTGCGCGCGCGCAATCACCTGCGATTGTATCACAGCCCGCTCAGCGGGCGGCGGCGAACGCGCCGCGTCCCGCAAACGTCGCGGCGCCTTCCAGCTCGTCCTCGATCCAGAGCAGGCGGTTGTACTTCGCGACGCGCTCCCCTCGCGCGGGGGCGCCCGTCTTGATCTGCCCGGCGCGCGTGGCGACAGCCAAGTCGGCGATCGTGGCGTCGTCCGTCTCGCCGGAACGGTGGGACACGATCGCCCGCCACCCGAAGCTGCGCGTGGTGTCGATGGCGTCAAGGGTCTCGGTGAGCGTGCCGATCTGGTTCAGCTTGATGAGCACGGCGTTGGCCACGCCCTCGCGCTGGCCACGCTGAATGATCGCCGGATTCGTGACGAAGAGGTCGTCGCCGACCAGCTGCAGCCGCGAGCCGAGACGCCGGGTCAGTTCCCGCCACCCGTCCCAGTCGTCCTCCGCCATGCCGTCCTCGATGCTCACGAGCGGGAACTGGCCGAGCCACCGCTCATAGAGATCGATCAGTTCCCCGGCGTCGAGGCGGCGTCCCTCGCCGGCCAGGTGGTAGGCGCCATCCTTGTGGAACTCGGACGCGGCCGCGTCGAGCGCGAGCGCCACCTGCTCTCCCGGGCGGTAGCCGGCGCGCTCAATCGCGCGGACGAGCAGCTCCAGCGCGTCCTCGTTACGGGCGAGGTTCGGCGCGAAGCCGCCTTCGTCGCCGACGCCCGTCGCGAGGCCGCGCTCGTTCAGAAGCTCGTGCAGGGCATGGTACGTCTCCGCGCCGGCGCGCAGCGCGTCGGCGAAACGCTCGAAGCCGACCGGCGCGAGCATGAACTCCTGCAGGTCCACGTTGTTGTCGGCGTGCGCGCCGCCGTTGAGCACGTTCATGAGCGGCACGGGCAGCACGCGGCCGGCGGGCCCGCCCAGGTACCGGTAGAGCGGCAGCCCGGCCGACTGCGCGGCCGCGCGAGCGACGGCCAGCGACGCTCCGAGAATGGCGTTGGCCCCCAGGCGGCCCTTGTTCGGCGTGCCGTCGAGCTCGATGAGCGTCTGGTCGATGAGGGTCTGGTCAAACGCGTCGAAGCCCACGATCGCCTCGGCGATCGGACCCTCCACGTGGCTCACCGCGTTGCGCACGCCCTTGCCGCGGTAGCGCGCGCGATCCTTGTCGCGCAGCTCGACGGCCTCGTTCGTGCCCGTGGAGGCCCCCGACGGCACCTTCGCGACGCCGCGCGCGCCGTCATCCAGCTCCACGACGACCTCGACCGTCGGGTTGCCGCGGGAGTCCAGGATTTCCAGCGCCCGCACCGAAACGATCGTCGACATCGAATCCACCTTCCTAAAGATTCAGCTCGACCGCATGATCAGCGACCGACCGGTCATCTCCGGCGGCTGCTCCAGTCCCATCAGTTCCAGCAGCGTCGGCGCGGCGTCGCCGAGGTTGCCGCCACTCCTCAGACGGACCGACTCGTAGCCCGGCGCGACGAGCACGCACGGCACCGGGTTCGTCGTGTGCGCCGTCCACGGGCCGCCCGTCTCCGGGTCGATCATCACCTCGGCGTTGCCGTGGTCCGCCAGCACCAGCGCCGCCCCGTCCCGCGCGCGCACCGCCTCGAGGACGACGCCCAGGCCGGCGTCGGCCGCCTCGACGGCGCGGATGGCGGCGGGGATGCTGCCCGTGTGCCCCACCATGTCCGGGTTGGCGAAGTTGACGACGAGCAGCCGGTACGGAACTTCTTGTAGCGCGGCCGCGGCGCGCGACGCCACCTCCGCCGCCGACATCTCGGGCTGCAGGTCGTACGTCGCCACCTTCGGGGATGGCACGAGGATGCGGTCCTCCCCCTCGAACGACCGCTCCTCGCCGCCGTTGAAGAAGTACGTGACGTGCGCGTACTTCTCCGTCTCCGCGATGCGCAGCTGCCGGAAGCCGGCGCGGCTGACGACCTCGCCCAGCACGTTCGTGAGCACGGGACGCGGAAAGAGGACGGCGAGGCGGTCCGCCAGGGTCTCGTCGTACTCCGTCATCGCGCCGTACGCCGCGAGAAGCGGGAACTCGCGCGGGAAGGCGGAAAACTCGGGGTCGACGAACGCCGCCGTCAGCTGGCGCGCCCGGTCGGCGCGGAAGTTGAAGCAGAGCGCGACGTCACCGGAGCGGATGGTCGCGACCGGCGCGTCCCCCGACACGATGACGGTCGGCTGCACGAACTCGTCCGTCTCGCCCGCCTCGTAGGCGGCCGCGACGGCCGCCTCCGCCGACGGCGCCGTGCGCCCTCGGCCGTGGACCATGGCGTCGTAGGCTTTCTGCACGCGGTCCCAGCGCTTGTCGCGGTCCATGGCGTAGTACCGGCCCATCACCGTGGCGATGCGCGGCGTTCTCCGGTCGCCGGGCGCGTCCTCTCCCCCGGCCCCGGCCGCGCCGCCGGCCCGCTCGCGGCACGCGCCCTCCAGTTCCGCGATGAACCGGCGGCCCTCCGTGGGCGCCGTGTCGCGCCCGTCGAGCACGGCGTGGACGTACGTCTCGACGCCCTCCCGCGCGACGACGTCCAACAGCGCGAGGAGGTGGCGCATGTGGCTGTGCACGCCGCCGTCCGAGACGAGGCCCCAGATGTGCAGGCGCGCGCCGCGCGCCGCCTCGAGCACCCGGCGCAGCGCCGGATTGTCCGCCAGCCGGCCCTCGGCAATGGCGCGGTCGATGCGCGTCAGGTCCTGATAGACGACGCGCCCCGCGCCGAGGTTCAGGTGGCCGACGTTCGAGTTGCCCATCTGCCCCGCCGCGAGGCCCACCGCCTCCCCCGAGGCGTCCAGCGTGGTGCGCGGCCAGCTCGACCAGATGGCGTCGAAATTGGGGGTGCGCGCGAGCGCCACGGCGTTGCCGGGCCCTTCCGGCGCCAGCCCCCAGCCGTCGAGGATGATGAGGGCGACGGGTCCGCGGATCGGCGCCGTCATGCGTTGGCCGCCTTCCCGCGTGCCGCCGCGACGATCGCGGCGAACGCCTGGGCGTCGAGGCTGGCGCCGCCGACCAGCGCGCCGTCGATCTCCCGGCGGCCGAGGAACGCGCCGGCGTTCTCGGGCTTGACGCTGCCGCCGTAGAGCACGCGCAGCGCGTCCGCGGCGGGGCGGCCCCACGCGGCCGCGGCCGCCTCGCGGATCCAGCCCGCCACCTCCGCGGCGTCGTCCGGCTGGGCGGCGCGCCCCGTGCCGATCGCCCATACGGGTTCGTAGGCCACGGATAGGCGGAGCGTCGCACCTTCCGGCTTTGTGCCGCCGCCCGCGGCCGCCCGCGCGGGGGCCGCCCCGCCCATCCCGGACGGCGGCTCCGGCAGGCTTGCCCACAGCGGCGCCAGCTTGCGCGCGACGACCTCCCGCGTGCGGCCGGCGTCCCGCTCTTCAAGCGTCTCTCCCACGCAGAAGATGACGTGCAGCCCCGCCGCCGCGGCGGCCGCCGCCTTGCGCGCCGCTTCGTCGTCCGCCTCGTGGAAGACGGCGCGCCGCTCCGAGTGGCCCACGATCACGTACTCGCAGCCGACGTCGAGGAGCATGGCGGGCGAAACGGCGCCGGTGTAGGCGCCCTCCGGAGCCCAGAAGACGTCCTGCGCGCCCAGGCGCACGCGCTCGTCGTGCGCGAGGCGCTGGCCGCAGGGCCAGAGCGCGGTGAACGGCGGGCACACCACGACCTCGACCTCGCCCCGGTCCGCCGGGTCGCCCGGCAGGAGGGCGAGCAGCCCGTTCACGAGGCCGAGGGCCTCGCCCGTCGTCTTGTGCATCTTCCAGTTGCCGGCGACGAGCGGTCGGCGCACGCTCATGGGCGACGCGCCGCCCCGCGCCCGCCGGAGGCGTTGTCCGCCCCGCCGTCCGGGGCGTCGTCCCGCGCGGACTCCGGCGTCCCCGCGTCCGGGATCGCGGCAATGCCCGGCAGCTCGCGCCCCTCGAGGAACTCGAGCGAGGCCCCGCCCCCCGTGGAGACGTGGTCGACCTCGCCGGCCAGGCCCAGGTTCTTGAGCGCGGCGATGGAATCGCCGCCGCCCACGACCGTGTACCCCTCGTGGCGCGCCACGGCCGCGGCCACCCCCTCCGTGCCGCGCGCGAAGGCCTTCCACTCCGCGACGCCCATCGGCCCGTTCCAGAACACCGTCCGGGCCCCGGACAGCGCCTCCGCGTACCGCTGCACCGTGAGGGGGCCGATGTCGAGCGCCCGCCAGCCGGACGGGATCTGGCCGACCTCCACCGTCCGCGCCGGCGCGTCAGGGTTGAAGAACTCCGCGACGACGAGGTCGACGGGGAACTGG harbors:
- the pgk gene encoding phosphoglycerate kinase; the encoded protein is GGGMANTLLVALGYDMADSLVEADKVEEAKALIADAQARGVELQFPVDLVVAEFFNPDAPARTVEVGQIPSGWRALDIGPLTVQRYAEALSGARTVFWNGPMGVAEWKAFARGTEGVAAAVARHEGYTVVGGGDSIAALKNLGLAGEVDHVSTGGGASLEFLEGRELPGIAAIPDAGTPESARDDAPDGGADNASGGRGAARRP
- a CDS encoding sodium-translocating pyrophosphatase, translated to MPANANLIVLAPVAATLCVLTALRLARRVRRAGAGTPEMQAIARAIERGASVFLRQEFRAVARFVAVVALAMVAASAWGVAGMRPATAFTFVLGASASLLAGYIGMRIAVQANVRTADAAASGVAPALRLAHSGGSVTGLMVVGLGLWGLLLALGVVDLRDAASFAAFNGFAFGASSIALFARVGGGIFTKAADVGADIVGKLETGLAEDDPRNPAVIADNVGDNVGDVAGMSADLFESYVGSIVAAVGLAVNQRLGDHAVALPFVLAAVGALASIAAIWAANIGRPQDGAEAAAALRRGVVLAGGLFAAGAAALGALGAAAWTHVATAILGLAGGVVLGALSEYYTAPGRGPVREVAAAARTGPATVVLSGFAWGMLSAALPVLAVSGIALAAYMLDGLYGIAVASVGMLAITGSIMAVDAYGPIADNAGGIAEMARLPKGVREVTDQLDALGNSTAAVGKGLAIGSAALTALALFSAFTEAARLPSLSLLDAPTLVGLLLGAVTPYVFAAWAIRAVERAAGEMVEEVRRQFREVRGLLQGEADPDPERCVAISSRAALKEMVLPGVAAVAIPIAVGVILGRSALGGLLAGAAASGVVLAVTMANAGAAWDNAKKEIEAGLHGGKGSPAHAAAVVGDTVGDPFKDTAGPSLNILIKVMCVVALLAAPLLR
- the tpiA gene encoding triose-phosphate isomerase — translated: MRRPLVAGNWKMHKTTGEALGLVNGLLALLPGDPADRGEVEVVVCPPFTALWPCGQRLAHDERVRLGAQDVFWAPEGAYTGAVSPAMLLDVGCEYVIVGHSERRAVFHEADDEAARKAAAAAAAGLHVIFCVGETLEERDAGRTREVVARKLAPLWASLPEPPSGMGGAAPARAAAGGGTKPEGATLRLSVAYEPVWAIGTGRAAQPDDAAEVAGWIREAAAAAWGRPAADALRVLYGGSVKPENAGAFLGRREIDGALVGGASLDAQAFAAIVAAARGKAANA
- a CDS encoding RNB domain-containing ribonuclease, producing MRDELLRFMREQAYRPLTFSELAEVFGVPEEERGLFRRMLEEMEAEGAVVRTRTARYGVPERMNLVVGTYQGHMKGFGFVLPNRPEEEDVYIPPEASGGAMHGDLVVARVESASEDGRRRQGEVIRVLKRAVTRVVGTLERHRGHGFVIPDDRRITQDIYVAKGDMAGAKDGEKVVVEITGWPSPRRGAEGRVVERLGKAGQAGVDVRSLMVQFDLPADFPDEVLKEAERIPETVRPEDLEGRWDLRGELVFTIDGEDAKDLDDAVSLEPIRGGWRLGVHIADVSYYVREGTALDREARERGTSVYLVDRVIPMLPPRLSNGICSLNPDVDRLTLSVFIDFDEDGRPQAHKIGTSVIRSRHRLTYTVVRAMIEGDR
- the eno gene encoding phosphopyruvate hydratase; protein product: MSTIVSVRALEILDSRGNPTVEVVVELDDGARGVAKVPSGASTGTNEAVELRDKDRARYRGKGVRNAVSHVEGPIAEAIVGFDAFDQTLIDQTLIELDGTPNKGRLGANAILGASLAVARAAAQSAGLPLYRYLGGPAGRVLPVPLMNVLNGGAHADNNVDLQEFMLAPVGFERFADALRAGAETYHALHELLNERGLATGVGDEGGFAPNLARNEDALELLVRAIERAGYRPGEQVALALDAAASEFHKDGAYHLAGEGRRLDAGELIDLYERWLGQFPLVSIEDGMAEDDWDGWRELTRRLGSRLQLVGDDLFVTNPAIIQRGQREGVANAVLIKLNQIGTLTETLDAIDTTRSFGWRAIVSHRSGETDDATIADLAVATRAGQIKTGAPARGERVAKYNRLLWIEDELEGAATFAGRGAFAAAR
- a CDS encoding 2,3-bisphosphoglycerate-independent phosphoglycerate mutase: MRGPVALIILDGWGLAPEGPGNAVALARTPNFDAIWSSWPRTTLDASGEAVGLAAGQMGNSNVGHLNLGAGRVVYQDLTRIDRAIAEGRLADNPALRRVLEAARGARLHIWGLVSDGGVHSHMRHLLALLDVVAREGVETYVHAVLDGRDTAPTEGRRFIAELEGACRERAGGAAGAGGEDAPGDRRTPRIATVMGRYYAMDRDKRWDRVQKAYDAMVHGRGRTAPSAEAAVAAAYEAGETDEFVQPTVIVSGDAPVATIRSGDVALCFNFRADRARQLTAAFVDPEFSAFPREFPLLAAYGAMTEYDETLADRLAVLFPRPVLTNVLGEVVSRAGFRQLRIAETEKYAHVTYFFNGGEERSFEGEDRILVPSPKVATYDLQPEMSAAEVASRAAAALQEVPYRLLVVNFANPDMVGHTGSIPAAIRAVEAADAGLGVVLEAVRARDGAALVLADHGNAEVMIDPETGGPWTAHTTNPVPCVLVAPGYESVRLRSGGNLGDAAPTLLELMGLEQPPEMTGRSLIMRSS
- the secG gene encoding preprotein translocase subunit SecG; this encodes MYTVLVILLVIASLGIIASVLLQSGRSAGLSGAIAGASEQVFGKRRGLDQFLAKVTVAFGIVFAIVALAITVMEAR